The Litoreibacter ponti genome includes a window with the following:
- a CDS encoding membrane dipeptidase, with the protein MRAPVIDNLQYVNWSETAFRQLREGRVDAIHVTIAYHESFREAVLNVSQWNGWFEQFPDLLLRGTTGDDVRRAVETNRTAVFFGFQNPSPIEDDIGLIEVWHQLGIRFMQLTYNNQSLLATGCYEDNDTGLTRFGKQAVAEMNRVGLVVDMSHSADRSTLEAIENSTRPIAITHANPKWWHRALRNKEDRVIRALTESGGMIGFSLYPHHLKDGTDCTLQSFCEMVAEAASRYGVASLGIGSDLCQDQPDSVVTWMRNGRWSKQMDYGEGSAAQAGFPPQPDWFTDNRDMPNIAKGLADAGFAQDETDAIMGGNWLRFYDTSFGAQE; encoded by the coding sequence ATGCGCGCGCCAGTGATTGATAACCTGCAATATGTGAATTGGTCAGAGACCGCCTTCCGCCAGTTACGCGAGGGTCGGGTCGACGCGATCCATGTCACGATTGCCTACCACGAGAGCTTCCGTGAGGCCGTTCTGAACGTGTCGCAATGGAACGGTTGGTTCGAACAATTCCCCGACCTTCTGCTGCGCGGCACCACCGGCGATGACGTGCGCCGCGCCGTCGAGACAAACCGCACCGCAGTGTTCTTCGGCTTTCAGAACCCTTCGCCCATAGAGGATGACATCGGCCTGATCGAGGTCTGGCATCAGCTTGGCATCCGCTTCATGCAGCTCACCTATAACAACCAGTCGCTGCTCGCGACGGGCTGCTACGAAGACAACGACACCGGCCTCACCCGCTTCGGGAAACAAGCCGTGGCAGAGATGAACCGCGTCGGTCTTGTCGTCGATATGAGCCACTCTGCCGACCGGTCCACACTGGAGGCGATAGAGAACTCCACCCGCCCCATCGCGATCACCCATGCCAACCCGAAATGGTGGCACCGCGCGCTGCGCAACAAGGAAGACCGCGTGATCCGCGCCTTGACCGAAAGCGGCGGCATGATCGGCTTCTCGCTCTACCCCCATCACCTGAAAGACGGCACTGACTGCACGCTGCAAAGCTTCTGCGAGATGGTGGCGGAGGCGGCGTCGCGCTACGGGGTCGCCAGCCTCGGGATCGGCTCGGACCTGTGCCAGGATCAGCCGGATTCCGTGGTCACGTGGATGCGTAACGGGCGCTGGTCGAAGCAGATGGACTACGGCGAGGGCTCTGCCGCACAGGCGGGTTTCCCGCCGCAACCCGATTGGTTCACCGACAATCGCGACATGCCCAACATCGCAAAGGGCCTGGCCGATGCGGGCTTCGCGCAGGACGAGACCGACGCGATTATGGGCGGCAACTGGCTGCGCTTCTATGACACCTCTTTCGGAGCGCAGGAATGA